In a single window of the Prionailurus viverrinus isolate Anna chromosome D3, UM_Priviv_1.0, whole genome shotgun sequence genome:
- the LOC125148584 gene encoding zinc finger protein 140 isoform X3 has protein sequence MLENYSHLVSLGLNISKPYVVSLLEQGKEPWLEKRDVRRDLFSEPNREVKEFSQKNVIYEDDSPQCLVVERILSHGPEYSSFKGGWKFEEDTQMQGNQGCIRQGTVSHQGALSQHTSINTVERPHGCHECGKTFSRRFSLVLHQRTHTGEKPYVCKECGKTFSQISNLVKHQMIHTGKKPHECKDCNKTFSYLSFLIEHQRTHTGEKPYECTECGKAFSRASNLTRHQRIHIGKKQYICRKCGKAFSSGSELIRHQITHTGEKPYECIECGKAFRRSSHLTRHQSIHTTKTPYECNECRKAFRCHSFLIKHQRIHAGEKLYECDDCGKVFTWHASLMQHMKIHTGEKPYACTECDKTFSRSFSLILHQITHTGEKPYVCKLCNKSFSWSSNLAKHQRTHTLENPYEYENSFNYHSFLTEHKEIHAIEKT, from the coding sequence aaccAAATCGTGAGGTCaaagagttttctcaaaaaaatgtcatttatgaaGATGACTCACCCCAGTGTTTGGTAGTGGAAAGAATTCTAAGCCACGGCCCTGAATATTCCAGTTTTAAAGGAGGCTGGAAATTCGAGGAAGATACTCAGATGCAAGGAAATCAGGGGTGTATCCGGCAAGGAACAGTGTCTCATCAGGGAGCCCTGTCTCAGCACACGAGTATCAATACCGTGGAGAGGCCCCATGGATGTCATGAATGTGGGAAGACTTTCAGTCGGCGCTTTTCCCTTGTGCTACATCAGAgaactcatactggagagaaaccatacGTATGTAAGGAATGTGGCAAAACCTTTAGCCAGATCTCAAACCTTGTGAAACATCAGATGATACATACTGGAAAGAAACCCCATGAGTGTAAGGACTGTAATAAAACGTTCAGTTATCTCTCATTCCTCATTGAACACCAGAGAACACATACtggggagaaaccctatgaatgtactGAATGTGGAAAGGCCTTTAGCCGTGCCTCAAACCTCACTcgacatcagagaattcatataGGAAAGAAACAGTATATATGTAGgaaatgtgggaaagcctttagcaGTGGCTCAGAACTCATTCGCCATCAGATTACACATACCggagagaaaccttatgaatgcaTTGAATGTGGGAAGGCATTTCGCCGTTCTTCACACCTTACTCGGCATCAGAGCATCCATACTACCAAAACCCCCTATGAATGTAATGAGTGTAGGAAAGCCTTCCGATGCCACTCATTCCTTATTAAACATCAGAGAATCCATGCTGGAGAAAAGCTCTATGAATGCGATGACTGTGGTAAAGTTTTCACGTGGCATGCATCCCTTATGCAACATATGAAAATTCATACCGGAGAAAAGCCCTATGCGTGTACTGAATGTGATAAGACCTTTAGCCGGAGCTTTTCCCTCATTCTACATCAGATAActcacactggggagaagccctATGTATGTAAGTTGTGCAATAAGTCCTTCAGCTGGAGCTCAAACCTTGCCAAACATCAGAGAACACACACTCTAGAGAACCCTTATGAATATGAGAATTCATTTAATTATCACTCGTTCCTTACTGAACACAAAGAAATTCACGCTATAGAGAAAACATAA